In Primulina eburnea isolate SZY01 chromosome 3, ASM2296580v1, whole genome shotgun sequence, one DNA window encodes the following:
- the LOC140827479 gene encoding uncharacterized protein: MAGRPPRANRNPRYANNHNDNNENPNPDGNPPPPPPRMGLSQADLMAIATIVATTIQGLGNPNGNGNQQPQPPPAQNGIKYHYESLRKNRCPVFKGDADPESSQNWLKSVETQLRLLEIPEALKVDVITPFLEDKASKWWETVSPTLTAAGAITWRQFIDVFLKQYFPAEVRLQKLSEFENFSQTPDMSVVDYTSRFNDLGTYAPTIMADGVLKMHRYKKGLSSRIQSSLAVYQPTSFADLMGAAIRAETDIKRREDENRNKRPLTGQPSQGKPPFKRPNQSNGSFKGTSSHSTYQEPKMCPKCNNRHSGECHRQTGACFNCGKLGHRIANCPEPLKRGTKPNADANPNKPRENKPNARVFAITQEEADDANDVVAGTIFVNEMPAYVLFDSGATHSFISKRFTKKLGLTPELLVEPFRVATPTSKTVETHRVHRKCKICIHEQLFQTELIQLNMVEFDVILGMDWLARNNAMVDCKGKSVRLRTPDQREVVYHGKSKERKSLLSASQAWKAVKSGADIYLAMINVVKEEIELKPGDIPIVREFPDVFPEELPGTIPDREIEFEINLVPEAAPISKAPYRMAPAELKELKEQLQELLDKRQIRPSASPWGAPITIKNKYPLPRIDDLFDQLKGATVFSKLDLRTGYHQLKVRAEDIPKTAFRTRYGHCEFTVMSFGLTNAPAAFMDLMNRVFKPFLDRFIVVFIDDILVYSPSKEDHEEHLRLTLQTLREKELYAKFKKCEFWLSSVSFLGHVISEAGVSVDPKKVESILDWPKPRNATDIRSFLGLAGYYRKFVEGFSSIAIPLTRLTQKNSKFIWDDNCEKSFQTLKEKLASTPVLVLPTEDKDFTIYSDASKEGLGCVLMQEGRVIAYASMQLKPHERNYPTHDLELAAVVFALKIWRHYLYGSKCEIFTDHQSLKYLFTQKELNMRQRRWIELLKDYDLTISYHPGKANKVADALSRGNMGKVTLAALSAQPCLREIVKLNQDRDPVLVKLKEQAKEAKSQDTQIDDKGVLWMKGRLCVRDVDNLRKEVMSEAHKSNFSVHPGSTKMSKLSTKGLGDFFNL; this comes from the exons ATGGCCGGAAGACCTCCACGAGCCAATCGCAACCCACGGTACGCCAACAACCACAATGACAATAATGAGAATCCGAATCCTGACGGAAATCCACCGCCACCACCTCCCAGAATGGGCCTGAGCCAAGCAGATTTGATGGCTATAGCCACCATAGTGGCAACAACTATCCAGGGCTTGGGAAACCCCAATGGTAACGGTAATCAGCAGCCTCAACCACCACCGGCACAGAATGGAATCAAGTACCATTACGAGTCCCTTCGTAAGAACCGTTGCCCAGTGTTCAAGGGAGACGCCGACCCTGAAAGTAGCCAGAACTGGTTGAAAAGTGTGGAAACCCAGCTGCGATTATTAGAGATACCCGAGGCACTCAAAGTAGATGTAATAACACCATTCCTGGAAGATAAGGCGAGCAAGTGGTGGGAAACAGTCTCACCTACCCTGACAGCCGCCGGAGCAATCACTTGGCGACAATTCATAGATGTCTTTCTCAAACAATATTTCCCAGCAGAAGTCAGACTACAGAAATTGAGTGAGTTTGAGAACTTCTCGCAAACTCCAGACATGTCAGTGGTAGATTACACCTCCCGATTCAATGACCTTGGAACTTATGCCCCGACAATCATGGCAGATGGGGTTCTGAAAATGCACAGATACAAAAAGGGATTGAGCAGCCGTATTCAGTCATCCTTAGCAGTTTACCAACCTACGAGCTTTGCGGATTTGATGGGAGCAGCAATAAGAGCTGAGACAGACATCAAGCGTCGGGAGGACGAGAACAGGAATAAACGGCCTCTTACTGGACAGCCATCTCAAGGGAAGCCACCATTCAAGAGACCAAATCAGTCCAACGGGTCATTCAAAGGTACCTCGTCCCACTCAACTTACCAAGAACCAAAGATGTGTCCCAAATGTAATAACCGTCATTCTGGAGAATGCCATAGACAGACAGGAGCATGTTTCAATTGTGGGAAATTAGGGCATCGAATCGCTAATTGTCCCGAGCCATTGAAGAGAGGCACCAAGCCTAATGCTGACGCTAACCCCAACAAGCCAAGGGAAAATAAGCCCAACGCTCGTGTGTTTGCAATAACCCAAGAAGAAGCAGATGATGCaaatgatgtcgtggcaggtactATTTTTGTCAATGAAATGCCAGCTTATGTGTTGTTTGAcagtggtgctactcattcattcatatctaaaaGATTCACTAAGAAACTAGGGCTTACACCTGAATTACTAGTTGAACCATTTAGAGTAGCGACTCCTACTAGTAAGACAGTCGAAACACATAGAGTGCACCGAAAGTGTAAAATTTGTATCCATGAGCAACTATTCCAGACAGAATTGATACAACTAAACATGGTTGAGTTTGACGTCATCttaggaatggattggttagcaagAAATAACGCGATGGTCGATTGCAAGGGAAAGAGTGTCAGACTCCGAACCCCGGACCAAAGAGAGGTCGTGTATCATGGCAAATCCAAGGAACGGAAGTCACTTCTTTCCGCATCCCAAGCATGGAAAGCCGTGAAATCCGGAGCAGATATCTATCTAGCAATGATTAACGTAGTGAAGGAGGAGATTGAACTTAAACCAGGGGATATCCCTATCGTACGAgaattcccagacgtctttccggAAGAACTACCAGGGACAATCCCGGATCGTGAAATTGAGTTTGAAATCAACTTAGTGCCCGAAGCAGCACCCATCTCCAAGGCaccatacagaatggcaccagctgAACTTAAAGAGCTAAAagaacaacttcaagaattgctagacaaaAGGCAGATTCGACCAAGTGCGTCTccatggggagctcca ATCACtatcaagaacaagtaccctCTTCCGAGAATAGACGACCTGTTTGATCAGCTTAAGGGAGCCACAGTATTTTCCAAATTGGATTTGAGAACGGGCTACCACCAATTGAAGGTCAGGGCTGAAGACATCCCAAAGACTGCCTTTCGGACAAGGTATGGACACTGCGAATTCAcagtgatgtcttttggtctgacgaaCGCACCAGCAGCCTTTATGGACCTAATGAACAGAGTATTCAAGCCGTTCCTGGACCGGTTCATAGTGGTATTCATCGATGACATCCTTGTCTACTCTCCTAGCAAAGAAGATCACGAAGAGCATCTCCGCCTCACCCTACAAACTTTAAGGGAGAAAGAACTCTatgccaagttcaagaaatgcgaattctggctaagCAGTGTGTCTTTTTTAGGGCATGTGATATCGGAAGCAGGAGTATCAGTAGATCCAAAGAAAGTGGAGTCAATTCTAGATTGGCCGAAACCGAGAAACGCCACAGACATTAGGAGTTTTCTTGGATTGGCAGGCTATTACAGGAAATTCGTTGAAGGATTCTCTTCCATAGCCATACCATTAACAAGGCTTACTCAAAagaattctaaattcatttgGGATGACAACTGCGAGAAAAGTTTTCAGACATTGAAAGAAAAGCTCGCGTCTACACCAGTGTTAGTCTTGCCCACGGAAGATAAGGATTTCACCATCTACAGTGACGCATCGAAggaagggttgggatgtgtactcatgcaagaagGAAGAGTGATTGCCTATGCATCAATGCAGTTGAAGCCGCATGAACGAAATTATCCCACTCATGACCTCGAACTGGCAGCAGtcgtctttgctttgaagatatggagacattatctctatggctccAAGTGCgaaatcttcacagaccaccagagcctcaaatacttgttcacccaaaaggaattgaatatgaggcaaagaCGATGGATTGAgctgttgaaggattatgacttgactataagctaccatccaggcaaGGCAAACAAAgtagctgatgctttgagtcgggGGAATATGGGTAAGGTTACCTTAGCTGCACTCTCCGCTCAACCATGTCTGCGAGAAATCGTCAAGTTGAACCAGGATCGAGACCCAGTTCTAGTAAAACTTAAGGAACAAGCTAAGGAAGCAAAGTCTCAAGATACTCAGATCGACGACAAAGGAGTCctttggatgaaaggacgattgtgcgTACGAGACGTGGATAACCTTCGAAAAGAAGTAATGTCAGAAGCACATAAGTCGAATTTTTCAGTTcatcctggcagtaccaagat GTCAAAGCTGAGCACCAAAGGCCTGGGGGACTTCTTCAACCTCTag
- the LOC140827929 gene encoding DUF21 domain-containing protein At4g14240-like codes for MHLVNAVALASVAIRHGGLQDSGFLYAEIEFGTVWWFMYAGISCVLVLFAGIMSGLTLGLMSLGLVDLEILQRSGTPSEKKQAAAILPVVQKQHQLLVTLLLCNAAAMEALPIYLDKLFNQYVAIILSVTFVLFFGEVIPQAICSRYGLAVGANFVYLVRFLMIICYPISYPIGKILDCVLGHNEVLFRRAQLKALVSIHGREAGKGGDLTHDETTIISGALDLTEKTAEEAMTPIESTFSLDVNSKLDWEAMGKILARGHSRVPVYSGNPKNIIGLLLAKSLLTVRAETETPVSAVSIRRIPRVPADMPLYDILNEFQKGSSHMAAVVKSKNKKPPSIVEKSEENEPMDGDSNLTAPLLSKKEEKVDSVVVDIEKVPRHGSKNNLTYDMIVGKLPPSDDSEDGEVIGIITLEDVFEELLQEEIVDETDEFVDVHKRIRVAAAAAASSVARAPSFRRVSVQKGLGSQSKLGHPLQKPPGEDDEVPANKR; via the exons ATGCACCTGGTGAATGCTGTGGCGCTGGCATCTGTGGCTATCAGGCATGGGGGGCTCCAAGATAGCGGCTTTTTGTACGCAGAGATTGAATTCGGAACTGTCTGGTGGTTCATGTACGCGGGGATCTCATGCGTGTTGGTTCTCTTCGCCGGTATCATGTCGGGATTAACTTTGGGTCTCATGTCATTGGGGCTGGTCGACCTCGAGATCCTTCAGAGGAGCGGCACTCCCTCTGAGAAGAAACAGGCTG CTGCAATACTTCCAGTGGTTCAGAAGCAGCACCAACTTCTTGTGACATTGCTTTTATGTAATGCTGCTGCTATGGAG GCCCTTCCGATATACCTGGATAAGCTTTTCAATCAATATGTTGCTATTATATTGTCGGTGACTTTTGTTCTATTTTTTGGAGAG GTTATACCTCAAGCAATTTGCTCTAGGTATGGACTTGCTGTAGGTGCAAATTTTGTATATCTTGTGCGCTTTTTGATGATCATTTGCTACCCAATCTCTTACCCAATTGGAAAG ATTCTAGATTGTGTACTGGGACATAATGAGGTGTTGTTTAGACGAGCTCAGCTGAAGGCTCTTGTTTCTATTCACGGTCGTGAG GCCGGGAAAGGAGGGGATCTCACGCATGATGAGACAACGATTATTAGTGGAGCACTAGATTTAACAGAGAAG ACCGCTGAGGAGGCAATGACACCAATCGAGTCCACATTTTCTTTGGATGTCAATTCGAAGTTAGACTG GGAAGCAATGGGTAAGATTCTGGCTCGTGGGCATAGTCGTGTTCCTGTCTATTCTGGGAACCCAAAAAATATAATTGGACTTTTACTG GCTAAGAGTCTTCTTACAGTGAGAGCAGAAACGGAGACCCCAGTGAGTGCTGTTTCCATACGGAGAATCCCACG TGTTCCAGCAGATATGCCACTATATGACATACTCAATGAGTTCCAAAAAGGTAGCAGTCATATGGCAGCTGTTGTCAAGAGCAAAAACAAAAAACCTCCTTCGATTGTGGAGAAGTCTGAAGAGAACGAACCCATGGATGGGGATTCAAATTTAACGGCCCCATTATTATCCAAGAAAGAAGAAAAGGTGGATAGTGTAGTGGTTGATATTGAGAAGGTCCCAAGGCATGGCTCGAAAAATAACCTTACGTATGACATGATCGTTGGTAAATTGCCTCCATCAGATGACTCTGAAGATGGTGAAGTTATTGGTATTATCACCTTGGAAGATGTATTTGAAGAACTCTTGCAG GAGGAAATTGTTGATGAGACGGATGAATTTGTGGATGTGCACAAAAG GATACGAGTGGCAGCAGCTGCTGCAGCTTCATCAGTTGCTCGTGCACCATCTTTTCGACGGGTATCCGTCCAAAAAGGGCTT GGAAGTCAAAGTAAGCTAGGACACCCTCTCCAGAAACCACCAGGTGAGGATGATGAAGTTCCAGCAAACAAGAGATGA